Part of the Tachypleus tridentatus isolate NWPU-2018 unplaced genomic scaffold, ASM421037v1 Hic_cluster_2, whole genome shotgun sequence genome is shown below.
aaaaatataacaaatctttggttaaaaggaattttaattaaaacttcatttattaaaactggtgttttcttttaaattgattCTATTATTCTTGTGGTTCAGTATTTTCAAATGACTCgcaaatacgttgttttttcacattctttatgaataaatttaaatccAAGTCGTATAAGTATGTCTTTAGTTTAAGTAGAGTGcatatttacagagaaaaatagaaacaaaaactcacagcttaaaacgtgtaatataatctattgtaccatttaatcattaattaaaaactttacgATTATAGTCTTATAATCGAACTGATAAGCAACCAGTTTTGGACTGACAACAGATAAAATCAGttaacacttaacattaaataactatgttcatggagttattgttttaatgaaatagtctcccgatgggacagcggtaagtctatggatttacaacgctaagatcaggagttcgattgccctcggtggacacagtaaatagcccgatgtggttttgttataagaaaaactatgtgtgcttgatcattcgaaaagcttttcattctctacagttaattagaaagttaagttcttgctttctactcCAAGTAAGCTATCAAATATATTAGACAAAAGTGAAAGAAGATTACCTCATACTTACAGTTTGTGGTCCCTACATATAGTTGTCAGATTTTCATGTATTACACGTGGACTGATATTATTACAGCTATAATAAGtgtatttcttttcaatttattcaaacattttcaagGTACCTCTAATTGTAGCTGTAGTAATGTCAGTCcacgtgtaataaatgaaaatctgataactATGTGTAGGGGCCACAAACTATAAGTGTGAGGTAATCTTTTGCTTAATAGATTTGATAGCTTACTTAgagtagaaagcaagaacttaactttctatttGCGGTCACATACAGCGCTTGTACTAACATAGCTAACTCCGATCTACTGTTTTCCACTGTAAAAGCTAACTACTGtcaattattctgaattttgtctttgaaaactaacatctcagctcttgttttgtatattttattttgtttttctctatgaATTGATATATTAGTGATACTTACCAATGATCTGAAGACTTTTCTAATCATGGTTTTCAGTTGGTTGattcaaataattcatattattcgtttgttcaccttcaatttgtttgtttgtttttgaatttcgcacaaagctactcgagggctatctgtgctagccgtccgtaatttagcagtgtaagactagagggaaggcagctagtcatcaccacccaccgcaaactcttgggctactcttttaccaacgaaaagtgggattgaccgtcacattataacacccccaggctgaaagtgtgagcatgtttggcgcgacgcgggcgcgaactcggaccctcggattacgattcgcgcgccttacgcgcttggccatgccgggcccttttttcacctacaaagtaaataatttctttatagaaTTGTCTCTGTTGATCAAACTGTTGTTACTGCACCagataggaattttaaaatactcccATCTACgttaattaaattgtgtttttatcgATTTCGTTCATAAAACGATACGTtatcttttatatcatttaattgtaatgaaaattgaactgtcttattttcatattatagttttaacaaccttcgtgtaatTTCCTATTAATACTATCTGCATTACTCTTAGTAttctcagaatattttgtaaattataaaatcttgaaaattaaaagtatcatcttcaaactataatacatcgaacaagatttattaaattgtattaatatagatataaaagtgtttctttatattggtttaatgtgtgtttgctcttgtattacaaggaattatttggtttatcgtctaatgatgttggattctctgtttggaatttaaatgttacctgtagtatatttatttgagttgcagtgttaaatttaaaaacgtgaaattctattttttttgtgttacatgaatgttgttttgagtttcgggcttgtttctctgacgtaaaatacgtggaagttgccataaagtattttataaatgacattagtattgtatttgctttatttttttacaagaatttaagtattttgtttattgtatttggggTTATTGACAGGGTGGGTATCGTGTTGTTGACTGAGGTTTCTCTATATCACCGTTATCTCAAATCTCCTTCCTAGTCGCTTTATAACCTAGAAACATCGAACTATATatgaattctgtaataaaaagttttaaattacccattgtagaacgtctgcaaaatttattagcttcaagtgggttcctcagaaatataaatgcatgaaatagattattacaataatgttaaaagtacttacaaggaattattactttagagataacatgaaatcagtttttcttaattttaatgataGGAAATGTCGATGTTGGAGTGTGgtatgaataagtattggtaaacatatccacatataattactttaaatgttaccatcaatactacactctttgttcgtccatatactgatccatctaatcaggactccagtaatggGTGATATTGTCCAACTCCAAGGTGcagatgttgatattgacagcCATAATATACTCTTGGAAGATGTATCACATTCCATTAGTTGATGCTAAAGATGCCCTGAAAAGAGTTATTTCAGGGCAGTGATGAAGACGAATGCGTAATCTTATCGGTACTCCtgtaataaacatacagtattaGTCAGAGGCTGCCACTGATGTTCATAGCAATAATAGTTTATAGGGATTAGTAAGCCAtatcaaaacagttttgaatatgcaacCTGTCATATAATGTGACTCAATCTgatataacatttcttaaatggtgtgatgtaaccgaaaattggtagcttttgggaaaggtatgtaacagacctttccaatgtaaatttttatatgcccatatcatgaaaatatattcaaatgagaatttaaatttttcgaaacaaagatatttattgtacgtAAGAGCATCGAAGAAATAATTTTGGTTTGCCAGAATAATTCGGAAAAAGACCTACAACAAGTCGTACGAACACAAATGTCAGAGATAAAAACCGCTGAAGTGTCCCAGGCGATGGTACGTAAAAAAATATCTCAGTCTTCTAACCGCTGAGTAATTAGatagatatgcatgttattgtacacacagaCACACCAGTCACCTCACTGATGTAAGAATTATAGATTTCTATGTGATCAgagactagatggattatggtaaacctgtagagagaagtgatgaggctccaaagttattttgatataatgaactcaacttgTGAATGTTGAAGCAAAATCTTTTGTACTCTAAAGATACAAATCATATCTACGAAGTTTTTTGAGaacgtattttgaataaacaatactataaatttacagtgaaaggtgttagatcgctatattatttatcttgataaatccgCAAAAAATTAAGGATTtggttttatattaaatttaaatgaaaaattttctcggAATGCATTTCATCCAATTTCTGcattataaggatattatttgatattttgttgtttgcaagacacaatcatacactgatacattttacgaacgtaatattcccaaaataacctgtattttcataactgatattaacataaacaataacaacagttcaacgtttaactgtgacaaataagaattttgcaaGGGAAACACCAACGGAAATCAAATGTACctatagaaaacataaaaaaaagatcgtgtgtaatttcataaacttccaagtttgtgtgattagtttcattagttaactccattaggaagtacataaagaaacaaaagtctactgttaagaaactgttttgacacgttttatttttctcacgaaaagtaacattaatgttgttattttacaacattatttatttttaatattattgtgaaaaaccttaaaattccaacggtgacacaaaacgtgctaataaaaatattaactctctgttgttttctccagtgtatgttccagccgaGAATCTCAACTGTACTCGTGGATACCAAAGAGATGttaacaggtgttgtaagtatatatgatactcaattactttaaactgttcacattaaacacaaatagatgaaagacttttaaaaatatggaattttagttCAACACATATGTTTTTTGATACTAAagacgttgttagaacaataaaattaacactgggtaaataaatgtttagttttgtacttttaacgcttttagatccatgtcctcctggtcactatgacaatggattccAAACTCACTGCCTGCCGTGTCCAGGAGGGACTTACATGGCATCTTTTGCTGGTGACGCCTGTATACCTTGTCCTGATGacgaaattactgatgaagaaggagctgataataaagatctttgtagaagtaatggaacaaaagggttttaaagttttcttttattgtttccttaacattttaaaaatgtttatttttgttcatgcagattgttataatacgatacttcttcataactttcatggtttttaatgcattaaaaaactTTGCTTTTACTTGGAAATCCTACTACTCGTTTTTAAAGATGAGCTCAAACATTTacgacaaatagtattgaatagctgtcttacctccagtatatcatttcaaaattatgaacggctaacgCTGAAAGTCCTCGTTCAGCtatccgcgaaattgaaaaacaaacaaatataacggtGTCTCAATATCACATCTGTGTGcgtcacattattactaaaaagacgtaaagatatttaactaaaacagtgtatgtcccaaatctatgtttaatatgtttattttgtgtgcatAATGtcgttttgtaataaaatacagtaatttgtccaaatacaaaacaaatgttttaaaatacgatTATAACAACATTGGATTATCAAAACGTTAGCAGTGTCTCATGAGTACtcaataaaactattagaaagaattgttaccaAGTAAACGAAAAACTTCATGAGCAGTGACGTACGACGTTCAGTGTTTGTAGTCAAAATGGTATCGTTATTTATCTGGGAAATTTAGAGtaaagagaaatttgtaaaattactgttttaatagtgttgtaaagacgcagaaactaccattcagtggatacgattctatagtaaaatataattatgcacCATAATAAGTGAAgctgttaattataaaacttaacacaGTAAGTGAATACCCATTAAACAAACTGActttattaagtagtcaatggaaagacagtttgtttaatttgtgttatacatctttacagttttaatgaatCTAAGTTGATTTAACtcactgtgttatactgagttgtATAATATGTACATTATCGTAAAGAAAATGTCTAGATTTTTCTTGTATAGTGTGATCACGTGTGTTTGGCAGGGAAAGTCAGTAGGTTTCTTGTTGTATTgtctattaatgtaaatatgttggaaaacctgactgattttatgttatataactatatagttattgttattacataactgtactacttgtctactagtaaggagctcaaataatataacaggcgtcatttttctttgctaattatctgtttaacgtgtaaagaaaaaatgtatatttacagttggcaaattgtaaaggttgttatcaatgtttaatatgaaaatatattataagtgtaagaaatttcatatttatttaattgaaattttaatatgttaatgaagattattgttgaacttaaagaattatacacattactattattgttaacttacatttgaagttttatttttctgttttacgtGACCGGTGGAGTacgtaaactgattttaaatacgactctctgtctTAAGATCGAATTGAAGTGGTTTCGAAGGCTACGCTTCACTTGACTTCAAAATCTACAGTTCCAAGATGTGCTTGGCGAACAGCACTCATTTTGATGTGTCTTactgctttgtggtaagttacgaCTGTAAGTTTTAACTGTGAcgcattatccatagcttatttaattacaatatgtattttaatggacttgaaacacgtgattcttatttatttattttctgtaatgatcATGCAGCGTACTTTGTTTTTCTACACCTGGAAATATAAACCTCGGGAAGaacggaatgttttgaaaaaccgtgTCGAACACAAACAGCTTGGTGATGAAAAGATAACCACTGATGAATTGGATATTttggaggctatgccactgatccCTGAATGTGAGAAGAAGGTCTCTGAAAAGAATGTTAAGAAGACAAAACTAATATACTAAGAAAGAAAAGAGTGACCAAACGAACAACCCTGGAGACGATATATGAAAACGACCTTGAAGAAAGGAATActttggttcgaaattcaattaagttcttattcatcttacgtaataattaatatttgatgcaagtaaattcacatttttacagttaaaaaaaaaagatgcgttcagagaatctttaatgttcagagtcgttTGAATGCGTgcaatttt
Proteins encoded:
- the LOC143242946 gene encoding uncharacterized protein LOC143242946, producing the protein MKYCLQKLFFGVKTNVYVPAENLNCTRGYQRDVNRCYPCPPGHYDNGFQTHCLPCPGGTYMASFAGDACIPCPDDEITDEEGADNKDLCRNRIEVVSKATLHLTSKSTVPRCAWRTALILMCLTALW